A single genomic interval of Lathyrus oleraceus cultivar Zhongwan6 chromosome 7, CAAS_Psat_ZW6_1.0, whole genome shotgun sequence harbors:
- the LOC127107409 gene encoding uncharacterized protein LOC127107409, giving the protein MSSSSSSSMSALKLKTVSEANPNDAAKKAETVDLGNGSDVVFIQRLIPSEQSWKWFHYLDNHIPWTRPTIRVFGKSFLQPRDTCYVASSGLTELSYSGYQPHAYSWDDYPPLKDILDAIAMLKNSCKTAIKELKHWMTPEKVQTSLTTFPASAEIVSEPLGVVLVISAWNYPFLLSLDPVIGAIAAGNAVVLKPSEIAPATSALLANALCCPCCSEHVRVSVDMLKRRENS; this is encoded by the exons ATGTCCTCGTCGTCGTCATCATCAATGAGCGCCTTGAAGCTAAAGACGGTGTCAGAAGCAAACCCTAACGACGCCGCGAAGAAGGCTGAGACGGTGGATCTCGGAAACGGAAGCGACGTCGTTTTCATTCAGAGGTTAATACCTTCCGAACAATCATGGAAATGGTTCCATTACCTCGACAACCACATCCCATGGACCAGACCCACCATTCGCGTCTTCGGTAAATCGTTCCTCCAG CCTCGAGACACTTGTTATGTTGCATCTTCAGGATTGACTGAGTTGAGTTACAGTGGATACCAGCCACATGCATATTCATGGGATGATTATCCACCGCTTAAAGACATCTTGGATGCT ATTGCTATGTTGAAAAACTCGTGTAAAACTGCAATCAAGGAATTGAAGCATTGGATGACTCCGGAAAAG GTCCAAACATCCCTCACTACATTTCCTGCTTCAGCTGAAATAGTGTCTGAACCACTCGGAGTTGTGTTGGTCATTTCTGCATGGAACTATCCATTTT TGCTGTCACTTGATCCAGTTATTGGAGCTATTGCAGCCGGTAATGCTGTCGTCTTAAAACCATCAGAAATTGCTCCAGCCACATCAGCATTGCTTGCAAATGCTTTGTGTTGTCCTTGTTGTTCTGAACACGTAAGAGTGAGTGTGGATATGTTAAAGAGGAGAGAGAACTCATAG
- the LOC127103622 gene encoding WAT1-related protein At1g68170 produces MIFSDFLFGKAKLMGTLSGIGGAMILTLYEGKRLFNLSLHIDLLQNATSTTHHSPAGSHVWGLMLALGTALSFSLWFITQSKMSQNFPWHYSIAALTSIMGAIQSFIYAIYTERDWSQWKLDWNLRLLTAASAGILASGVCFVLLAWCVGMKGPLYVSAFNPLMLVLVAFISSFVLNEYITVGSLTGAALIVCGLYMLLWGKSKEARKMDNMNGIASENV; encoded by the exons ATGATTTTCAGTGATTTTTT GTTTGGGAAAGCGAAGTTGATGGGAACATTAAGTGGAATTGGTGGTGCAATGATCCTAACTTTATATGAAGGCAAAAGATTATTTAACTTATCATTGCACATTGACTTGCTGCAAAATGCTACATCAACAACACATCATTCCCCTGCTGGTTCTCATGTTTGGGGACTCATGCTAGCTTTAGGCACTGCTCTCAGTTTCTCATTATGGTTTATAACACAG TCGAAGATGAGTCAGAATTTTCCGTGGCATTATTCAATTGCGGCGTTAACCTCTATAATGGGTGCAATTCAATCTTTTATATATGCTATTTATACTGAGAGAGATTGGAGCCAGTGGAAGCTTGATTGGAATTTGAGACTTTTGACAGCAGCTTCCGCG ggtaTATTGGCCTCTGGAGTGTGTTTTGTTCTGTTGGCTTGGTGTGTGGGCATGAAAGGACCCTTGTATGTGTCTGCTTTTAACCCTCTAATGCTTGTTCTTGTGGCCTTCATTTCTTCGTTCGTATTGAACGAGTACATTACAGTCGGAAG TCTAACAGGAGCCGCGTTGATTGTTTGCGGATTATACATGTTATTATGGGGTAAGAGCAAAGAAGCGAGAAAAATGGATAATATGAATGGAATAGCTTCTGAAAATGTA